Proteins encoded in a region of the Populus alba chromosome 13, ASM523922v2, whole genome shotgun sequence genome:
- the LOC118060944 gene encoding histidine kinase CKI1: protein MKFNSERFRSLKAIVRPSYFLIILVLSSFMFSELCVMIKQSKNRVMSESEGVRNKSFSEIHMTAGLLHCLNSSASNLARALSSSLNGTQLSFVAIQAKVAPTLFLALSTIPELSQVSYIGLDGLLFSFYNAEDQTFSVYSNTSFSSKWFTQPVNRDTGKLYGDAVASDPKVTVNSSWFQKALNSTSGHSSMDTGWNNAQDSLFLNAAAVDGRGVVSLGFPVEVVINHFAALDFHGGFFHLGTANGQVVVQTKLPNSQIEIHNDTVMVQTMKRNGDPLGHYNISCDPEDGRLRPLHKKIVGIKYMFYCSTLDIAGLKSVYVLAYPRNGLVHLIHRNSMLSLLLLALVFIFIVISLCAYLFLTARATNREMFLCASLIKQTEATQQAERKSMNKTKAFAGANHDVRNSLAAVRASIHFCQEEANPESKLAAQLVQLENHTKDLLGILNSILDMSKIEAGKTSLEIEDFNLAELLEEVVDMFYPLGMNKGIDIVLDPCDGSTLKSAKVRGDRLKLKQILCNLVNNAIKFTSEGNVSIRAVVKKKNFRKEIIASNRTTVMKFLSRFCYKNQDSFNDLDALNTVEENPNEVEFEFEVDDTGKGIPKDKQKSLFEDYVQVKETATGQEGTGLGLGIVQSLVRVMKGELRIVEKELGERGTCFKFNVFLSSVEPKSAEPEEDRRSSAFHQHFTFMSPKPEGSHVIIFIPGEERRKVLKKYIERLNIKVTIIKQVMNLQLELEKVKRKLDLSYFISGKPENTFDDYLSKSASTNSDRGSLDGSLNIKDEGDHITPHYKKTNSKSSSSIILLVIDVNEATSYPNFQNILANLRKDIGKSLCKVVWLDDPIMGHSSDEVKDRVTAEGDYVFHKPLHGSCLNQVLSLLPERKGASHCNFSKSTRRTAVQEVQDCADSNLSNDLTCSEIIELDLAAPQSSSLRPITANKPTVEAGSKPLNGKNVLVVEDSMLLQRLTSSVLKKLGASVEVCTNGKEAFDEVSKSLSDQKKDGDSISLPYDIIFMDCEMPVMNGFEATRLIRMEEEQYSGVHIPIIALTAHAMPEQTSKVFDAGMDFHLTKPLEERKMLEVVLSIVND from the exons ATGAAGTTCAACTCGGAGAGGTTTCGATCGCTGAAGGCAATTGTTAGGCCTTCTTATTTTCTCATCATTCTA GTTCTTTCAAGTTTCATGTTCTCAGAATTGTGTGTGATGATTAAGCAATCCAAAAACCGCGTAATGTCTGAGTCTGAAGGAGTTCGTAACAAATCGTTTTCAGAGATTCACATGACCGCAGGACTGCTGCACTGCCTGAACTCATCAGCTTCAAATTTAGCAAGAGCTTTAAGCTCATCTTTGAATGGAACTCAGCTTTCATTTGTTGCCATTCAAGCTAAG gTTGCACCAACTTTGTTCCTAGCACTCTCGACGATTCCAGAATTATCACAAGTTTCATACATTGGACTTGATGGTCTATTATTCTCCTTCTACAATGCCGAGGACCAAACATTTTCAGTCTATTCCAACACTTCATTTTCCTCGAAGTGGTTTACTCAACCCGTAAATCGTGACACCGGGAAGTTATATGGAGATGCAGTTGCCTCTGACCCTAAGGTTACTGTAAATTCAAGCTGGTTTCAGAAGGCCTTGAATAGCACAAGTGGGCATTCTTCAATGGATACTGGGTGGAACAATGCTCAAGATAGCTTATTCCTTAACGCGGCAGCCGTTGATGGAAGGGGTGTTGTATCCCTTGGGTTTCCAGTAGAAGTGGTCATTAATCATTTTGCGGCGCTGGATTTTCATGGAGGGTTTTTTCACTTGGGAACTGCAAATGGACAGGTTGTTGTGCAAACAAAGCTTCCAAACAGTCAAATAGAGATACACAACGACACGGTTATGGTGCAAACAATGAAGCGAAATGGTGACCCTTTAGGTCACTATAATATCTCATGTGATCCCGAGGATGGCAGATTAAGACCTCTTCATAAGAAGATAGTGGGAATCAAGTACATGTTTTACTGCTCCACTCTTGATATAGCTGGACTTAAATCG gttTATGTATTGGCTTATCCCAGAAATGGTCTAGTGCACCTCATCCACAGAAACAGCATGCTATCACTCCTGCTTCTAGCCCTCgtgtttattttcattgttatcTCCCTCTGCGCCTACCTATTCTTGACTGCAAGAGCCACAAATCGCGAGATGTTTCTATGCGCTTCCCTCATAAAACAGACAGAAGCAACTCAACAAGCGGAGCGCAAGAGCATGAACAAAACCAAGGCCTTTGCGGGTGCAAATCATGATGTCCGCAACTCTCTGGCAGCTGTAAGAGCTTCAATACATTTTTGCCAGGAAGAGGCTAATCCAGAATCCAAGTTAGCGGCACAATTAGTACAGTTAGAAAATCATACAAAGGACCTTCTTG GCATATTGAACTCAATTCTGGACATGAGTAAGATTGAAGCAGGGAAAACATCACTTGAAATAGAAGATTTCAACTTGGCCGAACTCCTTGAGGAGGTAGTTGATATGTTCTATCCTTTGGGAATGAACAAAGGCATAGACATTGTGCTAGATCCCTGTGATGGCTCTACACTCAAATCTGCTAAAGTGAGAGGCGATCGATTAAAACTTAAACAGATATTGTGCAACTTGGTGAATAATGCAATAAAGTTTACGTCAGAAGGTAATGTCTCGATTCGTGCTGTGGTTAAGAAGAAAAACTTTAGAAAAGAGATCATTGCTTCTAATCGTACAACTGTGATGAAGTTTCTATCTCGGTTTTGCTACAAGAACCAAGATAGCTTCAATGATCTTGATGCTCTCAATACCGTTGAAGAAAATCCCAACGAAGTGGAGTTTGAATTTGAGGTGGATGATACAGGCAAAGGAATACCTAAAGATAAGCAAAAATCCCTCTTTGAAGACTATGTTCAAGTTAAGGAAACAGCTACAGGACAGGAAGGAACTGGTTTGGGACTTGGCATTGTCCAATCTTTG GTACGTGTGATGAAAGGAGAGTTAAGAATTGTTGAGAAAGAGCTTGGAGAAAGAGGCACCTGCTTCAAGTTCaatgtttttctttcctctgtTGAGCCCAAATCAGCCGAACCAGAAGAAGATCGCCGCTCGAGTGCATTTCATCAACACTTTACATTCATGTCACCAAAACCAGAAGGGTCCCATGTCATAATCTTCATTCCTGGTGAAGAACGAAGAAAGGTCTTGAAGAAGTACATTGAGCGCTTGAACATTAAGGTGACAATAATTAAGCAGGTGATGAATTTACAGCTAGAGCTTGAGAAGGTTAAGCGCAAGCTAGACCTTTCTTATTTCATCTCAGGAAAACCAGAAAACACTTTTGATGACTACTTGAGCAAGTCTGCATCCACCAACTCCGATCGTGGATCACTCGATGGATCTCTAAACATCAAGGATGAAGGTGATCACATTACACCGCACTACAAAAAGACCAACTCCAAAAGTTCATCAAGCATCATACTGCTCGTGATCGATGTCAACGAAGCTACTAGTTACCCTAACTTCCAAAACATCCTGGCTAACCTTCGGAAAGACATTGGAAAGTCTTTGTGCAAGGTTGTTTGGTTGGATGATCCAATCATGGGACATTCAAGCGACGAGGTGAAGGATAGGGTAACCGCAGAAGGCGATTATGTGTTCCATAAACCACTTCATGGTTCATGTTTAAATCAAGTCCTATCATTGCTTCCGGAACGCAAGGGTGCATCTCATTGCAACTTCTCAAAGTCCACAAGGAGGACAGCTGTTCAAGAAGTCCAGGATTGTGCAGATTCTAATCTTTCGAATGACTTGACTTGCTCGGAGATCATTGAGCTAGACCTTGCTGCGCCTCAGAGCAGCTCACTCAGACCGATAACGGCGAATAAACCCACCGTAGAAGCTGGTTCCAAACCCTTGAATGGAAAGAATGTCCTGGTTGTTGAAGATTCCATGTTGCTGCAGAGATTAACCAGTTCTGTTCTGAAAAAACTTGGAGCAAGCGTTGAAGTCTGCACAAATGGAAAAGAGGCCTTCGATGAAGTCAGCAAATCATTAAGTGATCAGAAGAAGGATGGGGATTCAATCTCTCTCCCTTATGATATCATTTTCATGGATTGTGAG ATGCCAGTAATGAATGGATTTGAGGCAACAAGGTTGATACGAATGGAGGAAGAGCAATATAGTGGCGTTCATATACCAATCATAGCATTAACTGCCCATGCGATGCCAGAGCAAACAAGTAAAGTCTTTGATGCTGGAATGGATTTCCACCTAACCAAACCCTTGGAAGAGAGAAAGATGCTGGAGGTTGTCCTCTCGATTGTTAATGACTGA
- the LOC118060945 gene encoding universal stress protein PHOS32 codes for MADEMGAAKERKILVAVDESEESMHALSWSLKNVLVSNNPSKDTLILLYVKPPRVVYSALDGTGYLLSSDIMATMQKYSNDIADCVIEKAKRMCREQVQDVKVETIIDHGDPRDVICQAAEKLHVDMLVMGSHGYGLIKRAFLGSVSNHCAQNVKCPVLIVKRPKSNSGSK; via the exons ATGGCTGATGAAATGGGAGCAGCAAAAGAACGCAAGATCCTGGTAGCTGTTGACGAGAGTGAAGAGAGCATGCATGCTCTTTCATGGTCTCTCAAGAATGTCCTGGTTTCTAACAATCCTTCCAAAGATACACTAATTCTTCTTTATGTAAAACCTCCTAGAGTTGTCTACTCTGCTCTTGATGGCACAG GGTATTTGCTTTCTTCTGATATCATGGCAACTATGCAGAAGTATAGCAATGATATAGCTGATTGTGTTATAGAGAAGGCCAAAAGGATGTGTAGAGAACAGGTTCAAGAT GTCAAGGTGGAGACAATAATTGATCATGGTGATCCAAGGGATGTCATTTGCCAGGCAGCAGAGAAATTGCATGTTGACATGCTGGTCATGGGCAGCCATGGCTATGGTCTTATCAAGAG GGCATTTCTTGGAAGCGTGAGCAACCACTGTgcacagaatgtgaagtgtcCTGTTCTGATCGTGAAGAGGCCCAAATCAAATTCTGGAAGCaaatga